The following are encoded together in the Lathyrus oleraceus cultivar Zhongwan6 chromosome 3, CAAS_Psat_ZW6_1.0, whole genome shotgun sequence genome:
- the LOC127127955 gene encoding uncharacterized protein LOC127127955, which yields MATSSIPALGDTTDAEKKEYSIVHFQYPPSHGIKNISTSYIYKQTLFSRLNFLKPYEITKKEENIRGDKHKDVYLLSRDDIRRLRSKYQFIHIGLVQFSIEYYASTRGNLSVSLRDSKYPSLEESMLVSFDSDLHIDDIIKFNWFPNFSASLTDLANSNGLVVTIDSSAYTTVRYKVCYKLMKKSLKPDYLFENPVLEVNTDTANVVVHKSDNGS from the coding sequence ATGGCTACTTCTTCTATTCCTGCTCTTGGGGACACAACTGATGCTGAGAAAAAAGAATATAGCATTGTTCACTTCCAGTATCCCCCAAGCCATGGTATAAAAAATATATCCACTAGCTATATTTATAAGCAAACACTGTTTTCACGGCTCAATTTCCTAAAACCTTATGAAATTACAAAAAAGGAGGAAAATATTCGCGGAGACAAACACAAAGATGTATATTTGCTATCAAGAGATGACATTAGAAGACTTCGAAGTAAATATCAGTTTATACATATTGGCTTGGTACAATTTTCTATAGAATATTATGCTTCAACACGCGGTAATCTGTCTGTTAGTTTGAGAGATTCTAAGTACCCAAGTCTTGAAGAATCTATGCTGGTAAGTTTTGATTCAGATTTGCATATAGATGACATAATAAAGTTTAATTGGTTCCCAAATTTCTCAGCAAGTTTAACTGATTTAGCAAATTCCAATGGTTTGGTTGTTACTATAGATTCTTCAGCATATACAACAGTTAGGTACAAGGTATGTTATAAATTAATGAAGAAATCTCTTAAACCTGATTACCTATTTGAAAATCCTGTTTTAGAGGTAAACACAGATACAGCAAATGTTGTTGTCCACAAATCTGATAATGGTAGTTAG